In Sander lucioperca isolate FBNREF2018 chromosome 12, SLUC_FBN_1.2, whole genome shotgun sequence, one DNA window encodes the following:
- the LOC116039369 gene encoding probable E3 ubiquitin-protein ligase DTX3, producing the protein MANTPKSHSGGVRKSPEDCAICLEKIQEKKTLKCFHSFCSACIDSVFKFKPACPICNTYYGEYTGTQPEGTMTVIRSWQSLPGFELCGSIVIQYSFPAGIQGPEHPNPGVRYSSTCRTAFLPASEDGEKVLKLLRKAFDRRLTFTIGRSVTTGLNNVITWNDIHHKTNMDGGPQCFGYPDPEYLFRVQDELRLTGVTQDD; encoded by the exons ATGGCAAACACACCAAAGAGTCACTCTGGTGGAGTGCGTAAAAGTCCGGAAGACTGCGCCATTTGCTTGGAAAAAATTCAGGAGAAGAAAACGTTAAAGTGCTTTCACTCTTTTTGCTCTGCATGTATCGACTCGGTTTTTAAGTTTAAGCCCGCTTGTCCGATTTGCAACACATACTACGGAGAGTACACGGGGACCCAGCCGGAGGGCACGATGACGGTGATACGCAGCTGGCAGAGCCTACCTGGCTTTGAGCTCTGTGGATCGATTGTCATACAATACAGTTTCCCAGCAGGGATACAAGGG CCTGAACACCCAAACCCTGGGGTGAGGTACAGCAGCACCTGTCGTACTGCCTTCCTGCCAGCCAGCGAGGATGGTGAGAAAGTCCTGAAGCTGCTGAGGAAAGCCTTCGACAGGAGACTCACCTTCACCATCGGACGATCTGTCACCACAGGCCTCAACAACGTCATCACCTGGAACGACATTCACCACAAGACCAACATGGATGGTGGTCCACAATG TTTTGGATATCCAGATCCAGAATATTTGTTCAGGGTTCAAGATGAGCTTCGTCTTACAGGAGTGACACAGGATGACTGA
- the dtx3 gene encoding probable E3 ubiquitin-protein ligase DTX3 isoform X1, translating into MGSQVSSDEMSVRAGQGSDEVLVSQAVWDYLAAAGRPWLIDFQHKQGMSAGIIRRGERGGCCAVRLQPVESSRNGGAVVMDGPISSETRKAFFDLCRCARKEMSKQEGGPKRKRALLPFVGVLESNGEGSLLQPPPPQPRRSQRQQQRFRKPTDEEACAMLHEAAQRKDMDSSLASHSEAEDNSTCSICMGDIVEKTTLERCGHSFCHSCLDQAFKVKKACPVCRLVYGLLIGNQPANGTMIVERDPDLELPGHEGYGCICIIYSFPPGLQAPEHPNPGVRYPGTDRVAYLPDSPEGNRVLGLLRRAFEQRLIFTIGTSMTTGMQNVITWNDIHHKTSIWGGPRCFGYPDPTYLVRVTEELREKGITAD; encoded by the exons ATGGGATCACAAG TTTCCTCTGATGAGATGAGTGTGCGTGCTGGCCAGGGCAGTGATGAGGTGCTGGTTTCACAGGCGGTGTGGGATTACCTGGCTGCAGCTGGGCGGCCCTGGCTCATTGACTTCCAGCACAAGCAGGGGATGAGCGCTGGTATCATTAGgcgaggagagagggggggctgCTGTGCCGTGAGGCTGCAGCCGGTGGAAAGCTCCAGGAACGGTGGAGCTGTGGTGATGGATGGACCCATCTCCAGCGAGACAAGAAAAGCCTTCTTTGACTTATGCCGCTGTGCCCGCAAAGAAATGAGTAAACAGGAGGGGGGACCCAAGAGGAAGAGGGCTCTGCTGCCCTTTGTGGGAGTCCTGGAGTCAAACGGAGAGGGGAGCCTGCTTCAGCCTCCACCTCCCCAGCCCCGGCGCTCCCAGAGACAGCAGCAGAGGTTCAGGAAGCCTACTGATGAGGAGGCCTGCGCCATGCTCCACGAGGCAGCCCAGAGGAAGGATATGGACTCCAGCTTGGCTTCCCATAGTGAGGCGGAGGACAACAGTACTTGTTCGATCTGCATGGGGGACATAGTGGAGAAGACTACCTTGGAGAGGTGTGGCCATTCATTCTGTCACTCTTGCCTTGATCAAGCCTTTAAGGTGAAGAAAGCGTGTCCTGTGTGTCGGCTAGTGTATGGCCTGTTGATTGGGAACCAGCCTGCTAATGGTACAATGATCGTAGAGCGAGATCCTGATCTGGAGCTTCCTGGCCATGAAGGCTATGGGTGTATCTGCATCATCTACAGCTTCCCTCCTGGCCTACAGGCG CCAGAACACCCCAACCCAGGTGTTCGGTACCCAGGAACAGACCGTGTGGCCTACCTCCCTGACAGCCCTGAGGGGAACCGTGTGCTGGGCCTGCTGCGCCGGGCCTTCGAACAGCGCCTTATCTTCACCATCGGTACCTCCATGACTACGGGCATGCAAAATGTCATCACCTGGAATGACATTCACCACAAGACCTCAATATGGGGTGGGCCCCGCTG TTTTGGCTACCCAGACCCAACTTACCTGGTACGAGTGACAGAGGAGCTCAGAGAGAAAGGCATCACGGCGGACTGA
- the dtx3 gene encoding probable E3 ubiquitin-protein ligase DTX3 isoform X2: MSVRAGQGSDEVLVSQAVWDYLAAAGRPWLIDFQHKQGMSAGIIRRGERGGCCAVRLQPVESSRNGGAVVMDGPISSETRKAFFDLCRCARKEMSKQEGGPKRKRALLPFVGVLESNGEGSLLQPPPPQPRRSQRQQQRFRKPTDEEACAMLHEAAQRKDMDSSLASHSEAEDNSTCSICMGDIVEKTTLERCGHSFCHSCLDQAFKVKKACPVCRLVYGLLIGNQPANGTMIVERDPDLELPGHEGYGCICIIYSFPPGLQAPEHPNPGVRYPGTDRVAYLPDSPEGNRVLGLLRRAFEQRLIFTIGTSMTTGMQNVITWNDIHHKTSIWGGPRCFGYPDPTYLVRVTEELREKGITAD, translated from the exons ATGAGTGTGCGTGCTGGCCAGGGCAGTGATGAGGTGCTGGTTTCACAGGCGGTGTGGGATTACCTGGCTGCAGCTGGGCGGCCCTGGCTCATTGACTTCCAGCACAAGCAGGGGATGAGCGCTGGTATCATTAGgcgaggagagagggggggctgCTGTGCCGTGAGGCTGCAGCCGGTGGAAAGCTCCAGGAACGGTGGAGCTGTGGTGATGGATGGACCCATCTCCAGCGAGACAAGAAAAGCCTTCTTTGACTTATGCCGCTGTGCCCGCAAAGAAATGAGTAAACAGGAGGGGGGACCCAAGAGGAAGAGGGCTCTGCTGCCCTTTGTGGGAGTCCTGGAGTCAAACGGAGAGGGGAGCCTGCTTCAGCCTCCACCTCCCCAGCCCCGGCGCTCCCAGAGACAGCAGCAGAGGTTCAGGAAGCCTACTGATGAGGAGGCCTGCGCCATGCTCCACGAGGCAGCCCAGAGGAAGGATATGGACTCCAGCTTGGCTTCCCATAGTGAGGCGGAGGACAACAGTACTTGTTCGATCTGCATGGGGGACATAGTGGAGAAGACTACCTTGGAGAGGTGTGGCCATTCATTCTGTCACTCTTGCCTTGATCAAGCCTTTAAGGTGAAGAAAGCGTGTCCTGTGTGTCGGCTAGTGTATGGCCTGTTGATTGGGAACCAGCCTGCTAATGGTACAATGATCGTAGAGCGAGATCCTGATCTGGAGCTTCCTGGCCATGAAGGCTATGGGTGTATCTGCATCATCTACAGCTTCCCTCCTGGCCTACAGGCG CCAGAACACCCCAACCCAGGTGTTCGGTACCCAGGAACAGACCGTGTGGCCTACCTCCCTGACAGCCCTGAGGGGAACCGTGTGCTGGGCCTGCTGCGCCGGGCCTTCGAACAGCGCCTTATCTTCACCATCGGTACCTCCATGACTACGGGCATGCAAAATGTCATCACCTGGAATGACATTCACCACAAGACCTCAATATGGGGTGGGCCCCGCTG TTTTGGCTACCCAGACCCAACTTACCTGGTACGAGTGACAGAGGAGCTCAGAGAGAAAGGCATCACGGCGGACTGA